The following coding sequences lie in one Carassius carassius chromosome 1, fCarCar2.1, whole genome shotgun sequence genomic window:
- the LOC132148025 gene encoding zinc finger protein 271-like isoform X2, producing MVEFIEEKEENEESSEAEEKNHVETGGKPLICSQSKLKDLKKKIVKKSFTCTQCGKSFTCKSNLNRHLRVHTGEKPFTCDQCGKSYTQSSNLKNHMNIHTREKQHACDQCGKKLLRASLLKKHLKVHAKKKPHSCHLCGKSCLHLQSYKEHQKIHNGVREHVCVECEKAFSSVSRLKLHERIHTGEKPYKCSHCDKRFSQSSNLKKHERIHTGEKPYMCSHCDKRFSQSVDLKKHEMIHTGEKPYMCSHCDKRFSRLTHLKTHERFHTGEKPYECSHCDKRFSQSSNLKTHEMIHTGEKPYECSHCDKRFSQTGDLKTHERIHTGEKPYMCSHCDKRFSQTGDLKTHERIHTGEKPYKCSHCDKRFSRSSNLKTHVRFHTGEKPYMCSHCDKRFSRLTHLKTHERFHTGEKPYMCSHCDKRFSRLTHLKTHEMIHTGEKPYMCSHCDKRFSRLTHLKTHERIHTGEKPYMCSHCDKRFIQSVDLKRHERIHNGEKPYKCSHCVKRFIQSVDLKTHERIHTGEKPYKCSHCDKRYSGSSSLKRHERMHTGEKAHKKHKN from the coding sequence agttcattgaagaaaaagaggaaaatgaaGAATCAAGTGAAGCTGAGGAGAAAAATCATGTCGAAACTGGTGGAAAACCTTTGATTTGCTCTCAAAGTAAACtgaaagatttaaagaaaaaaatagttaagaaatctttcacctgcactcagtgtggaaagagtttcacatgtAAATCAAATCTTAATCGTCACctgagagttcatactggagagaaaccattcacttgtgatcagtgtgggaagagttACACACAATCATCAAACCTTAAGAatcacatgaacatccacactagaGAGAAGCAGCACGCATGTGATCAATGCGGTAAAAAATTGTTACGGGCTTCACTTCTGAAGAAACACTTGAAAGTTCATGCAAAGAAGAAGccacattcatgtcatttgtgtggtaaGAGTTGTTTGCATCTACAAAGTTATAAAGAACATCAGAAAATACATAATGGTGTGAGAGAGCACGTGTGCGTTGAGTGTGAAAAAGCTTTTAGTTCAGTGAGCAGATTAAAActgcatgagaggatccacactggagagaaaccttacaagtgttcacactgtgacaagagattcagtcaatcatcaaatctgaaaaaacatgagaggatccacactggagagaaaccttacatgtgttcacactgtgacaagagattcagtcagtcagtagatctgaaaaaacatgagatgatccacactggagagaaaccttacatgtgttcacactgtgacaagagattcagtcggttaacacatctgaaaacacatgagaggttccacactggagagaaaccttatgagtgttcacactgtgacaagagattcagtcaatcatcaaatctgaaaacacatgagatgatccacactggagagaaaccttatgagtgttcacactgtgacaagagattcagtcaaacaggagatctgaaaacacatgagaggatccacactggagagaaaccttacatgtgttcacactgtgacaagagattcagtcaaacaggagatctgaaaacacatgagaggatccacactggagagaaaccttacaagtgttcacactgtgacaagagattcagtcgttcatcaaatctgaaaacacatgtgaggttccacactggagagaaaccttacatgtgttcacactgtgacaagagattcagtcggttaacacatctgaaaacacatgagaggttccacactggagagaaaccttacatgtgttcacactgtgacaagagattcagtcggttaacacatctgaaaacacatgagatgattcacactggagagaaaccttacatgtgttcacactgtgacaagagattcagtcggttaacacatctgaaaacacatgagaggattcacactggagagaaaccttacatgtgttcacactgtgacaagagattcattcagtcagtagatttgaaaagacatgagaggattcacaatggagagaaaccttacaagtgttcacactgtgtcaAGAGATTCATTCAGTCAGTAGATCTGAAAacacacgagaggatccacactggagagaaaccttacaagtgttcacactgtgacaagagatacAGTGGTTCATCGagtctgaaaagacatgagaggatgCACACTGGAGAGAAAGCACATAAAAAGCACAAAAACTAA